The proteins below come from a single Syntrophorhabdales bacterium genomic window:
- the thiE gene encoding thiamine phosphate synthase, which yields MKKNIGRFHVITDTVLQTCRSHAELAALAIAGGADTIQLREKGGSTREMIRAAEQMQGLCRNAGVIFIVNDRVDVAIASGADGVHLGQDDFPIPLARKLLGDKAIIGGSAGTMEEARKCVEEGADYIGFGPVFPTGSKADAGPASGLDLLERIVSTIPLPIVAIGGITTSNTPLVMKAGVHGIAVISAVCCQDDPAQAAKCLLACIGEPHA from the coding sequence ATGAAAAAGAACATAGGAAGATTTCACGTCATCACCGACACTGTGCTGCAGACCTGTCGTTCACACGCAGAGCTTGCAGCGCTTGCTATAGCGGGCGGTGCGGATACCATCCAGTTGCGGGAAAAGGGCGGATCGACCAGGGAGATGATCCGCGCGGCCGAGCAGATGCAGGGATTGTGCAGGAACGCCGGAGTGATCTTCATTGTTAATGACCGTGTAGACGTGGCGATCGCGTCCGGCGCTGACGGCGTTCATCTGGGGCAGGATGATTTTCCGATTCCCCTGGCAAGGAAGCTCCTCGGAGATAAGGCTATCATCGGCGGCTCGGCAGGCACCATGGAAGAAGCACGGAAGTGTGTCGAGGAAGGGGCGGACTATATAGGATTTGGACCGGTCTTCCCAACAGGATCAAAGGCAGACGCCGGCCCCGCAAGCGGGCTGGATCTTCTGGAACGCATCGTATCGACCATCCCTTTGCCGATCGTCGCCATAGGCGGCATTACCACCTCAAATACCCCGCTTGTCATGAAAGCAGGTGTACACGGCATTGCAGTGATCTCAGCGGTGTGCTGTCAGGACGACCCCGCACAGGCCGCCAAGTGCCTGCTGGCCTGTATCGGAGAGCCGCATGCCTGA
- a CDS encoding TIGR00730 family Rossman fold protein, whose protein sequence is MEKQYMLDYITLKDSWRLFHIMAEFVEGFENLSDVQPAVTVFGSARAQKGDQLYSTAYELARVLARNKFNLITGGGPGVMEAVNKGAKEEGVKSIGINIELPYEQKPNPFITVPLSFKYFFIRKVMFIKYAIAYVVLPGGFGTLDEFFEAVTLVQTNKIRPFPVILVGSDFWSSLVEWMEKSMVARGTISKEEMGIFKVMDDPEEIAAYIKKFVIL, encoded by the coding sequence ATGGAAAAGCAGTACATGCTTGATTACATCACACTGAAGGATTCGTGGCGTCTTTTCCACATCATGGCAGAATTTGTCGAGGGCTTCGAGAACCTCTCGGATGTGCAACCCGCAGTCACCGTGTTCGGCAGCGCCCGGGCGCAGAAGGGAGACCAGCTATACAGCACAGCTTATGAATTGGCCAGGGTCCTCGCCCGCAACAAGTTCAACCTGATCACGGGTGGCGGGCCCGGCGTCATGGAAGCCGTAAACAAGGGCGCGAAGGAAGAAGGGGTGAAATCTATCGGCATCAACATTGAATTGCCCTACGAACAAAAACCGAATCCCTTCATCACCGTGCCGTTGAGCTTCAAATATTTCTTCATCCGCAAGGTAATGTTCATCAAGTACGCAATTGCCTATGTCGTGCTCCCCGGTGGATTCGGGACGCTCGACGAATTCTTTGAGGCCGTCACCCTGGTGCAGACCAACAAGATACGACCTTTCCCGGTCATCCTCGTGGGCTCTGATTTCTGGAGCAGCCTTGTTGAGTGGATGGAAAAGAGCATGGTTGCACGAGGCACAATCTCGAAGGAAGAGATGGGGATATTCAAAGTCATGGATGATCCTGAGGAGATCGCGGCGTATATCAAAAAATTCGTAATCCTCTAG
- a CDS encoding ROK family protein translates to MKKETMRIGIDVGGTKIAAGLVSKSGHVTFRKKIKTAADKGYPAVKDQITSLVSALLSEASLDPKDIEGLGIACAGQIDQRTKKVIFSPNLKWTDAPLKEDVEATTGIRTLIENDVNAAAYGEWRFGFHKEGSDIVALYLGTGVGGGLILKGRLYRGSRGVGGEIGHITLNPHGYQCQCGNKGCFEAYCGGSYIEKRLRQYLAEGYRGKLWEIVEGRIENATVTRLEEGNLLGDALCNRLWTEVVEYLGSALQSIANLLNPELIIVGGGVVTGTKRLIDEARLVMQRRAMPASIAGLKIERARMGNDAPLLGAAHLLDE, encoded by the coding sequence ATGAAAAAAGAAACGATGAGAATAGGCATTGATGTCGGGGGCACCAAGATCGCTGCAGGGCTCGTAAGCAAGTCCGGCCACGTCACCTTTCGAAAAAAGATCAAAACAGCAGCGGACAAAGGTTATCCCGCGGTCAAAGATCAGATTACCAGTCTCGTGAGCGCTCTTCTCTCGGAGGCCTCCCTGGACCCGAAGGATATAGAAGGGCTGGGTATAGCCTGCGCGGGCCAGATCGACCAGAGGACAAAGAAGGTCATCTTCTCGCCGAACCTCAAATGGACAGATGCTCCGCTCAAAGAGGACGTGGAGGCAACTACCGGTATCCGTACCCTAATTGAGAATGACGTAAACGCAGCGGCTTACGGCGAATGGAGGTTTGGATTTCACAAAGAGGGCTCCGACATCGTTGCTCTTTACCTGGGTACGGGCGTTGGCGGCGGCCTGATTTTGAAAGGCAGGCTCTACCGGGGCTCTCGCGGTGTAGGGGGCGAAATCGGCCACATCACACTTAACCCGCACGGCTACCAGTGTCAATGCGGCAACAAAGGCTGCTTTGAAGCATACTGCGGCGGCTCGTATATCGAGAAAAGATTGAGGCAGTACCTCGCGGAAGGTTACCGTGGGAAGCTCTGGGAGATCGTCGAAGGCCGAATAGAGAACGCCACTGTGACCCGCTTGGAAGAAGGCAATCTCCTCGGAGATGCACTTTGCAACCGGTTATGGACAGAGGTCGTTGAGTACCTTGGCTCGGCTCTTCAAAGCATTGCCAATCTTCTCAACCCTGAGTTGATCATTGTGGGTGGAGGGGTTGTGACCGGCACAAAGCGACTGATCGACGAAGCCAGGCTCGTCATGCAACGACGGGCCATGCCGGCCTCCATTGCAGGACTCAAAATCGAACGTGCGAGAATGGGGAATGACGCGCCGCTGCTGGGTGCAGCCCACTTGCTTGACGAGTAA
- a CDS encoding PAS domain S-box protein: MNPKGFLTGRGGSTSRGTNAALLFGEVEEKPENKPKQALINELTSLRQRVRELEGLEASRTWTEKALRESEQRLRLLLESTEDIIVAMLDVHGRCLYYNGPSRYALKPEDVIGKTAADFLDPTIAASVLVRVKHVAATRQSLNFEQKVPWRRKTMWFLTQISPVVDKTGDVSAVVFFARNITERKRAEESLRLANMLLERTFASLKEAVFVMDQSAHTIITCNSAVEEIFGYKKEEVMGRTLGFLHQSKADYDVFYNRLSSALVGEGLFNAEFPARRKDGTLIITECTVTETSDDSSGRAVLVIVVRDITERKRSEEQLKIALKEKEVLLKEIHHRVKNNLAVISSLLNMQSKYIKDKKTLEIFRESQNRVKTMALIHTKLYQSSDLAQIDFADYIRKLAADLIDSYRLERDSVVLLLDVRDVYFDVNVGIPCGLIINELLTNALKHAFPHGRKGEVSVRLTPRDEGVALVVSDNGIGFPERIDFRNTESLGFQLVTALVDQLGGTMELSRNNGTTFTISFPKQG, translated from the coding sequence ATGAATCCTAAAGGATTTCTTACCGGACGCGGCGGTTCCACCTCCAGGGGGACAAACGCCGCGTTGCTCTTCGGCGAGGTTGAGGAGAAACCGGAGAACAAACCGAAGCAAGCACTCATAAACGAACTTACCAGCCTCAGGCAGCGAGTCAGAGAGCTCGAAGGCCTTGAGGCCAGCAGAACCTGGACCGAGAAGGCTTTGAGAGAAAGCGAGCAACGTCTCCGCCTTCTCCTGGAGAGCACGGAAGATATCATTGTCGCCATGCTCGATGTGCATGGGCGGTGCCTCTATTACAACGGCCCGAGCCGGTACGCGCTGAAGCCCGAGGATGTCATAGGAAAGACAGCAGCCGATTTTCTTGACCCCACGATAGCCGCCAGCGTTCTGGTGAGAGTCAAACATGTCGCCGCCACGCGCCAGAGTCTCAACTTCGAGCAGAAGGTCCCGTGGCGCAGAAAGACCATGTGGTTTCTCACGCAGATTTCTCCTGTCGTGGATAAGACCGGCGACGTCTCGGCGGTTGTCTTCTTTGCCAGAAATATCACGGAGCGGAAACGCGCCGAAGAGTCCCTGCGCCTGGCCAACATGCTTCTCGAGAGAACCTTCGCGAGCCTCAAGGAAGCCGTTTTCGTCATGGACCAGTCGGCTCACACTATCATCACCTGCAACAGCGCGGTGGAGGAGATCTTCGGCTACAAGAAAGAAGAGGTGATGGGTAGAACGCTCGGATTTTTGCATCAGAGCAAAGCCGACTATGACGTGTTTTACAATCGTCTCTCGTCGGCGCTCGTCGGTGAAGGGCTGTTTAACGCGGAGTTCCCGGCACGGCGTAAAGACGGGACGCTCATTATCACCGAGTGCACGGTGACCGAAACCTCAGATGATTCCAGCGGACGGGCTGTACTGGTTATCGTCGTCCGGGACATCACTGAGCGAAAGCGGTCGGAAGAGCAACTGAAAATTGCTCTCAAAGAAAAGGAAGTACTGTTGAAGGAGATCCATCACCGTGTGAAGAACAACCTCGCAGTCATATCGAGTCTTCTCAACATGCAGTCGAAGTACATCAAAGACAAGAAGACGCTTGAAATCTTCCGCGAGAGCCAGAACCGGGTCAAGACCATGGCGCTCATCCATACAAAACTTTATCAGTCAAGCGATCTCGCGCAAATCGATTTCGCAGACTATATCCGGAAGCTGGCCGCCGATCTTATCGACTCGTATCGTCTCGAGCGGGATTCGGTTGTCCTCCTTCTTGACGTGAGGGATGTTTATTTCGATGTCAATGTTGGCATACCGTGCGGTCTTATCATCAATGAGCTCCTCACGAACGCCCTCAAACATGCCTTTCCACACGGCCGCAAGGGGGAAGTCAGTGTCAGGCTTACCCCTCGTGATGAAGGCGTAGCACTCGTTGTCTCGGACAATGGGATAGGTTTTCCTGAGCGTATCGATTTTCGCAACACAGAGTCACTCGGCTTCCAACTGGTGACCGCTCTTGTGGATCAATTGGGCGGAACGATGGAGCTTTCAAGGAACAACGGCACCACCTTCACCATCTCCTTCCCGAAGCAGGGCTAG
- a CDS encoding phosphomannomutase/phosphoglucomutase, with amino-acid sequence MNRSIFREYDIRGNVQRDLTDDVVSDIGKALATYMKERGKRVATIGRDCRLSSEHYRDLLVESMVKGGLDVTDLGVVPTPLFYFSLFKLNAEGGVMVTGSHNPPEFNGFKVAFDRTTLYGPEIQSLGDIIEQKRFVQGNGSCSQYPTIVADYYSYLRGNLHLDRKLKVAVDAGNGTAGVVACPIMEEMGQEVIPLFCDMDGHFPNHFPDPTVETNMEALKKTVLDTGADLGIGYDGDGDRIGVIDEKGNIIWGDYLMIIFAREILKAHKGASFVSEVKCSKNLYEDIEKNGGKAVMWKAGHSLIKKKMKEVNAVLGGEMSGHMFFADNFFGYDDAVYASLRLLELMGKRNAPLSQFLSDLPKTFSTPEIRVDCAEDVKFGLVQELTDFYRQKFPVIDIDGVRVVLPDGWGLVRASNTQPILVLRFEADTQQGLERIQRMVMNDLQRIMKERE; translated from the coding sequence ATGAATAGATCGATATTCAGGGAATACGACATCAGAGGCAACGTGCAGCGAGACCTCACGGACGACGTTGTGTCAGACATCGGCAAGGCTTTGGCGACCTACATGAAGGAGCGGGGTAAACGAGTCGCGACCATCGGCAGGGATTGCAGGCTCAGCTCGGAACATTACAGGGACCTTCTCGTCGAGTCAATGGTCAAGGGCGGCCTCGATGTGACCGACCTGGGTGTAGTGCCCACGCCGCTCTTTTACTTTTCCCTCTTCAAGCTGAACGCCGAAGGCGGCGTCATGGTGACGGGAAGCCATAACCCCCCGGAGTTCAACGGCTTCAAAGTGGCGTTTGATAGAACAACACTCTACGGCCCCGAGATCCAGTCGCTGGGCGATATCATCGAGCAGAAACGGTTTGTACAGGGTAATGGTTCCTGCAGCCAATATCCCACCATTGTTGCGGACTACTACAGCTATTTGAGAGGAAATCTGCACCTCGACAGGAAACTGAAGGTAGCGGTCGACGCCGGCAACGGCACTGCCGGCGTGGTTGCCTGCCCCATCATGGAAGAGATGGGACAGGAAGTGATCCCTCTCTTTTGCGATATGGACGGCCATTTCCCGAACCACTTTCCTGACCCGACCGTCGAAACAAATATGGAAGCTCTCAAGAAAACCGTGCTCGATACCGGTGCAGACCTGGGCATCGGTTACGATGGCGATGGCGACAGGATTGGCGTGATCGACGAAAAGGGAAACATCATCTGGGGTGACTACCTGATGATCATTTTTGCACGGGAGATCCTGAAAGCCCACAAGGGAGCCTCATTTGTGTCAGAGGTAAAATGCTCCAAGAACCTCTACGAAGACATAGAGAAGAACGGCGGGAAAGCCGTAATGTGGAAAGCAGGCCACTCGCTTATTAAAAAGAAGATGAAAGAAGTGAATGCTGTCCTGGGCGGTGAGATGAGCGGACATATGTTTTTTGCCGACAATTTTTTCGGTTACGATGATGCGGTCTATGCCTCACTGCGTCTTCTTGAACTCATGGGGAAGCGGAATGCGCCCCTCTCTCAATTCCTGAGCGATCTTCCAAAGACGTTCTCCACGCCGGAGATCAGAGTCGATTGCGCGGAAGATGTGAAGTTCGGCCTGGTGCAAGAGCTGACAGACTTTTACCGGCAGAAGTTTCCCGTCATCGACATCGACGGCGTGCGGGTCGTACTGCCTGACGGCTGGGGGCTCGTGCGCGCTTCGAACACGCAACCCATCCTTGTGCTGCGTTTTGAAGCGGACACGCAGCAGGGGCTGGAGCGAATCCAGCGGATGGTCATGAACGATCTTCAGCGCATCATGAAGGAGCGGGAGTGA
- a CDS encoding NUDIX hydrolase, with the protein MIYAAGGIVWKDTPEGRKLAVIHRSRYDDWSLPKGKLKGDETWEEAAVREVKEETGCEVRITGFAGSTSYQAKGKPKLVLYFAMEAVNECLFTDTSEVKEVLWLSPEEALDKLDYEVERDLLSKSFAPTP; encoded by the coding sequence GTGATCTACGCTGCTGGCGGTATAGTCTGGAAAGATACCCCCGAGGGGCGCAAGCTTGCCGTGATCCATAGGTCGCGGTACGATGATTGGTCGCTGCCCAAGGGCAAACTGAAGGGGGATGAGACGTGGGAAGAGGCTGCTGTCAGGGAAGTGAAGGAAGAGACCGGCTGTGAAGTGCGGATAACAGGCTTTGCAGGCTCCACTTCATACCAGGCTAAGGGAAAACCCAAGCTCGTGTTGTACTTTGCGATGGAAGCGGTCAATGAGTGCCTGTTCACCGATACGTCAGAGGTGAAGGAGGTGCTCTGGCTTTCTCCAGAAGAAGCCCTCGACAAACTCGATTACGAGGTGGAGAGAGATCTGCTTTCTAAGTCTTTTGCTCCAACTCCTTGA
- a CDS encoding homocysteine biosynthesis protein → MKTIEEINEKIQQGKAVVVTAEEMIGIVKDKGVKAASEQVDVVTTGTFGPMCSSGLFINLGHSKPRIKLGGGSCYLNDIPCYAGLAAVDIYVGATAIPDDDPRNKVYPGAFSYGGGHLIEDFVAGQDIRLEAHAYGTDCYPRKKIETYINKDSVNEAYLFNPRNSYQNYNIAVNLSDKVIYTYMGTIKPNIGNANYCSAGQLSPLLKDPKYRTIGIGTRLFLGGGVGYVAWQGTQHSPEILRSPDGLPRAPGGTLALIGDTKQMSPDYVKGASFTGYGATLIVGVGVPIPIIDEEMAYFTSRTDADLYTQIVDYSDDYPNRVARSLGEASYAQLKSGKIVIEGKEVPTFPISSYSKARVIASALKEWIVSGNFLLTNPVAPLPGAGSGIKMKVLEDRQVLKEKTA, encoded by the coding sequence ATGAAAACCATAGAAGAGATAAACGAAAAGATACAGCAGGGCAAGGCGGTAGTCGTGACTGCTGAAGAGATGATTGGCATCGTCAAGGACAAAGGCGTCAAGGCGGCTTCCGAACAGGTGGACGTTGTCACCACCGGCACGTTCGGCCCGATGTGTTCCAGTGGATTGTTTATCAATCTCGGCCACAGCAAGCCCAGAATAAAACTGGGCGGCGGAAGTTGTTACCTGAACGATATCCCCTGCTATGCAGGGCTCGCCGCTGTTGACATTTACGTGGGCGCGACTGCGATTCCAGACGACGATCCCCGCAACAAGGTCTACCCGGGAGCCTTCAGTTACGGCGGTGGCCACCTGATCGAAGACTTTGTCGCAGGACAGGATATCAGGCTTGAGGCTCACGCCTACGGCACAGACTGTTACCCACGCAAGAAAATTGAGACCTATATCAACAAGGACTCGGTGAACGAAGCCTACCTTTTCAATCCAAGGAACAGTTACCAGAACTACAACATTGCGGTGAACCTTTCCGACAAAGTGATCTATACGTACATGGGCACCATAAAACCGAACATCGGCAACGCCAACTACTGCAGTGCGGGGCAGTTATCGCCCCTTTTGAAGGACCCGAAGTACAGGACCATAGGGATAGGAACGAGGCTTTTCCTGGGAGGCGGCGTCGGTTACGTGGCATGGCAGGGGACACAGCACAGCCCGGAGATCTTGCGCAGCCCTGACGGGCTCCCGCGGGCCCCCGGCGGCACACTCGCGCTGATAGGAGATACGAAACAGATGAGCCCTGACTACGTGAAAGGTGCGAGCTTCACTGGCTACGGCGCCACGCTGATTGTGGGCGTGGGTGTGCCCATACCAATTATCGATGAAGAGATGGCTTACTTCACCTCTCGCACCGACGCTGATCTTTACACGCAGATCGTCGACTACAGTGACGATTATCCCAACCGCGTTGCCAGGAGCCTTGGCGAGGCAAGTTACGCGCAGCTTAAGTCAGGTAAGATCGTGATAGAGGGCAAAGAGGTGCCGACCTTTCCCATCTCCAGTTACTCGAAGGCGCGTGTCATTGCCTCTGCGTTAAAAGAATGGATCGTCTCCGGAAACTTCCTGCTTACGAACCCCGTAGCGCCCCTGCCTGGCGCGGGGTCGGGCATCAAAATGAAAGTACTCGAGGACAGGCAGGTGCTGAAGGAGAAGACCGCATAG
- a CDS encoding ATP-binding cassette domain-containing protein has product MLTVSNLTKSYAEHVIFDNVTFTVSSQERVGLVGRNGSGKTTLFRLLLGEEQCDSGAITTPKYYTLGHLSQHVDFSRETVLEEACRDLKQEDDGRDTSYKVKAILLGLGFLETDFGRNPLELSGGFQIRLNLARVLAGQPNLLLLDEPTNYLDIVSVRWLTRFLREWKNELILITHDRAFMDSVTTHTMGIHRRKIRKVSGSTGKLYEQIVLEEEIHEKTRVHEERKRKELEEFINRFRAQATRARAVQSRIRSLQKKEKLQKLDKPRNLDFEFPHAPFHGKWVLEAHEISFSFSEESPLISELSMAVGRKDRIGIIGKNGKGKTTLLNLLAGELKPMHGFVTFHENLKSAYFGQTNIDRLDPDNTVQEEVLSVNGELSPNTIRNICGAMLFEGSAALKKVGVLSGGEKSRVLLAKLLVTPVNLLLLDEPTNHLDMESIDSLIDAMDAFSGAVLIATHSEMVLHAVATRLVVFDGDRPWLFEGTYQDFLDRVGWKDEETAPNETSRIPEIQRKKSERRDLRRIRAEIIGNRSRALTPLQSRVRELESQIIALEEQVKEDNATLLRASQQGSGRSIAALSISIHESRKKIEALFEELEQASLELHLKSKEFETMFKELEQKT; this is encoded by the coding sequence GTGCTCACCGTCTCAAACCTCACCAAGTCTTACGCTGAACACGTGATTTTCGATAATGTCACGTTTACTGTCAGCAGCCAGGAACGCGTGGGCCTCGTGGGCAGGAACGGCAGCGGAAAAACGACTCTGTTCCGGCTGCTCCTCGGAGAAGAACAGTGCGATTCAGGGGCGATCACCACGCCCAAATACTATACCTTAGGGCATCTTTCACAACACGTGGACTTCAGCAGAGAAACAGTCCTCGAAGAGGCATGCCGAGACCTGAAGCAGGAGGATGACGGACGGGATACGTCTTACAAAGTCAAAGCTATCCTGCTTGGTTTGGGGTTCCTTGAAACAGACTTCGGGCGTAATCCTCTGGAGTTGTCCGGAGGCTTTCAGATCCGGCTCAACCTCGCCCGCGTGCTCGCCGGTCAGCCAAACCTTCTCCTTCTGGATGAGCCCACGAACTACCTGGACATTGTCTCCGTGCGGTGGCTGACCAGATTTCTGCGCGAGTGGAAGAATGAGCTTATCCTGATCACCCATGATCGGGCCTTCATGGATAGCGTCACAACCCACACCATGGGTATCCATCGCCGCAAAATACGCAAGGTCTCGGGATCAACGGGTAAACTCTACGAACAGATAGTGCTCGAAGAAGAGATCCACGAGAAGACGCGGGTCCATGAAGAGAGGAAACGGAAGGAACTGGAAGAGTTTATAAATAGATTCCGTGCACAGGCGACCCGCGCCCGTGCTGTCCAGTCGCGCATCCGCTCCCTCCAGAAGAAAGAGAAATTACAGAAACTGGACAAGCCGCGTAACCTTGATTTTGAGTTCCCTCATGCTCCCTTCCATGGAAAATGGGTTCTCGAGGCCCATGAGATATCTTTTTCTTTCAGCGAGGAATCTCCGCTTATCTCCGAACTGAGCATGGCAGTCGGGAGAAAGGACCGCATAGGCATCATCGGCAAGAACGGCAAGGGTAAGACCACGCTTCTCAATCTTCTGGCGGGAGAACTGAAACCGATGCATGGCTTTGTAACCTTCCACGAAAATTTGAAGAGCGCGTACTTCGGCCAGACGAACATCGACCGGCTCGATCCCGACAACACGGTTCAGGAAGAGGTGCTCTCGGTGAACGGTGAGTTGAGCCCTAATACTATCCGCAACATTTGCGGTGCCATGCTTTTCGAAGGCAGCGCAGCGCTGAAGAAGGTGGGGGTGCTCTCAGGCGGGGAAAAGAGCCGCGTGCTGCTGGCCAAGCTTCTCGTTACTCCCGTCAATCTGCTACTGCTGGATGAACCCACAAACCACCTGGACATGGAGTCTATAGATTCCCTGATCGATGCGATGGATGCCTTTTCGGGTGCTGTGCTGATTGCCACGCACAGCGAGATGGTACTCCATGCAGTCGCCACGCGTCTCGTGGTTTTCGACGGCGATCGTCCCTGGCTGTTCGAAGGAACCTACCAGGACTTTCTCGACCGCGTCGGCTGGAAAGACGAAGAGACTGCGCCGAACGAGACGTCTCGCATTCCTGAAATACAAAGAAAGAAATCAGAAAGAAGAGACCTGCGAAGGATCCGCGCGGAGATCATCGGCAACCGCTCACGCGCCTTGACGCCTCTTCAGAGTCGCGTTCGTGAGCTTGAGTCGCAGATAATTGCCCTCGAGGAGCAGGTAAAGGAAGACAATGCCACCCTTCTTCGGGCGTCGCAGCAAGGGTCCGGAAGATCGATAGCTGCGCTTTCCATTTCGATCCACGAGTCCAGAAAGAAAATTGAAGCTCTTTTTGAGGAATTGGAGCAGGCCTCACTTGAACTACATCTCAAGTCAAAAGAATTTGAGACAATGTTCAAGGAGTTGGAGCAAAAGACTTAG